In a single window of the Melioribacteraceae bacterium genome:
- a CDS encoding PAS domain-containing sensor histidine kinase, translated as MDYMDKASLRAKAEERIKFIESIPENMNQEQLLKLAQELQVYKIELEIQNEELLKAQGRINNSFERFYSLFHNAPVGYLICNKVGIITKANATFYHMTNFEDDVVGKAVVDFLVEEDRELFLSRYKAFFKSPSNKQIEVRIKTRLNTHLFCRLEGKLFNIKIDDEEGNLELLISFSDITETKRTHKTLSESENKFRRYVENVSVGVLVSDQNGKHIDSNPFIENMLGYSKSELYTTSISDIVDEVMIREAENHFHELVAKGFAKGEFLIKKKNGEKFWAIVTASKISEEKFLAIFQDITELKNYKEHLHELVNSRTQQLDLANKSLLNEVKLKQLAEQKLIESLAKEKELNQLKSRFISTASHEFRTPLTAILSSTELIQRHIKNHSDEKINLHLSRIQDSVDRLILLMDEVITLNRADSGKQQLNFAEIDFKYYCKDLVEQVMENNLSHIIRHVYICEKDKYNLDKKQLDLILQNLFSNAVKYSPKGGVIEFIVKSNDREIEIRIKDSGIGIPENDLLKVFETFYRASNVEAISGSGLGLSIVKNAVDLHKGRIEIESKVGVGTTFIVFIPVISC; from the coding sequence ATGGACTATATGGATAAAGCAAGTCTCCGTGCAAAGGCAGAAGAAAGAATTAAGTTTATAGAATCTATTCCTGAAAACATGAACCAGGAGCAGCTGCTAAAACTGGCTCAAGAACTGCAAGTTTATAAAATTGAACTAGAGATCCAAAATGAAGAATTATTAAAAGCTCAAGGCCGAATTAATAATTCTTTTGAAAGATTTTATTCTTTATTTCACAATGCTCCCGTTGGTTATTTAATATGCAATAAGGTTGGGATAATTACCAAAGCTAATGCAACTTTTTATCATATGACGAATTTTGAGGATGATGTTGTTGGTAAAGCTGTTGTGGATTTTTTAGTAGAGGAAGATCGTGAATTGTTCTTAAGTAGGTATAAAGCTTTTTTTAAAAGTCCTTCAAATAAGCAAATTGAAGTGAGAATAAAAACAAGATTAAACACCCATTTGTTCTGCCGTTTGGAGGGGAAACTCTTTAACATAAAAATTGACGATGAAGAAGGAAATTTAGAACTGCTTATTTCATTCTCAGACATCACAGAAACAAAAAGAACTCACAAAACCCTCTCTGAAAGTGAAAATAAATTTCGTCGTTATGTCGAAAATGTCTCAGTTGGTGTTCTAGTATCTGATCAGAATGGAAAACATATCGATTCGAATCCATTTATTGAGAACATGCTTGGTTACTCAAAATCTGAACTCTACACTACAAGTATTTCAGATATCGTAGATGAAGTCATGATCAGAGAAGCCGAAAATCATTTCCACGAATTAGTGGCAAAGGGTTTTGCAAAAGGTGAGTTCTTAATCAAAAAAAAGAATGGGGAGAAATTTTGGGCTATTGTAACAGCATCGAAAATTTCAGAAGAGAAATTCTTAGCCATATTCCAGGATATTACAGAACTAAAGAACTATAAAGAGCATCTTCATGAATTAGTTAATTCAAGAACCCAACAACTTGATTTGGCGAATAAATCCTTACTAAACGAAGTTAAACTCAAACAATTGGCAGAACAAAAGCTTATAGAGTCACTCGCAAAGGAAAAAGAGCTCAACCAATTAAAAAGTCGTTTTATTTCGACAGCTTCACATGAATTTAGAACCCCTTTGACCGCAATTTTATCTTCAACAGAATTAATTCAGAGACATATTAAAAACCACTCTGATGAAAAAATTAATCTTCATTTAAGCCGTATTCAAGACTCAGTTGATAGATTAATTCTGCTAATGGATGAAGTGATTACACTAAATAGAGCTGACTCTGGCAAGCAACAATTAAATTTTGCAGAAATCGATTTTAAATATTATTGCAAAGATTTAGTTGAGCAAGTAATGGAGAACAATTTAAGTCATATAATAAGGCACGTTTATATTTGCGAAAAGGATAAATATAATCTTGACAAGAAACAATTAGATTTAATTTTACAGAATTTATTCTCTAATGCTGTTAAGTATTCGCCTAAAGGTGGAGTTATTGAATTTATAGTTAAGTCAAATGACCGAGAAATTGAGATTAGAATTAAGGATAGTGGAATAGGAATACCCGAGAATGACTTATTAAAAGTTTTCGAAACGTTTTACAGAGCCTCAAATGTTGAGGCTATTAGTGGTTCGGGATTAGGTTTGTCAATTGTGAAAAATGCGGTTGATCTACATAAGGGTAGAATTGAAATTGAATCAAAAGTTGGCGTTGGAACAACTTTTATTGTTTTTATACCTGTAATCTCTTGCTGA
- a CDS encoding PAS domain-containing protein produces the protein MRKNEDYLLELKEKAELLVQQVEINRKDLSFDEVQKIIHDFHVYQIELELQNEELRNISNQLDKTVQQFYHLYHNTPVSHLVLDENEIITHANDTFCNLTGKSLGEIIRKPFSYFIAESNRNEFNARYKAFFKNPLNKIVETKLILSNSKVIDVRIEAAQISSDSINLGKYNTPLLLITILDITDIKIAQQKREESEKQLKELNEDRDKFFSIIAHDLRSPFSGFLGMLSLFKDESESFNDQNKLLVNAVYDSAKGVYELLDNLLNWASAQTGRLVLNPSLVELNSLIHETVKVHLNSADFKGVKFKLELNDVFNIKIDVNLFNTILRNLIGNAIKYSNSGGEIFIQTKKLQSNSIELIIKDKGVGIPETILNRLFKPGEIVSVRGTKDEKGTGLGLIICKEFVQLLNGELKVESVLGEGTTIYVTIPQ, from the coding sequence GTGAGAAAAAATGAGGATTATCTTCTTGAATTAAAAGAAAAAGCTGAGTTACTTGTTCAACAAGTAGAAATAAATCGTAAAGATTTATCTTTTGATGAGGTTCAAAAAATTATTCACGATTTTCATGTCTACCAAATAGAATTAGAACTTCAAAATGAAGAATTACGAAACATTAGCAATCAATTAGATAAAACAGTACAACAATTTTATCATTTATACCATAATACACCAGTAAGCCACCTGGTATTGGATGAGAATGAAATAATTACACACGCTAATGATACCTTTTGTAATTTAACCGGGAAATCATTAGGTGAGATTATTCGCAAACCTTTCAGTTATTTCATCGCAGAAAGTAATAGAAATGAGTTTAACGCAAGATATAAAGCTTTCTTTAAAAACCCACTAAATAAAATAGTAGAAACTAAACTTATTCTCTCCAATTCAAAAGTAATTGATGTCAGAATCGAAGCCGCACAAATATCTTCTGATAGTATCAATCTAGGAAAATATAATACCCCATTACTCCTCATAACTATTCTTGATATTACAGATATAAAAATTGCCCAACAGAAAAGAGAAGAAAGTGAAAAACAATTAAAAGAACTTAACGAAGATAGAGATAAATTCTTTTCAATTATTGCTCACGATTTGCGAAGTCCATTTAGTGGATTCTTGGGAATGCTAAGTCTGTTTAAGGATGAATCTGAATCTTTTAATGATCAAAACAAACTATTAGTTAACGCAGTTTATGATTCTGCAAAAGGCGTTTACGAACTTTTAGATAATCTGTTAAACTGGGCGAGTGCACAAACGGGAAGATTAGTTCTAAATCCGAGCCTTGTAGAATTAAATTCGCTTATTCATGAAACTGTTAAAGTACACTTAAATTCAGCTGATTTTAAAGGTGTAAAATTTAAGCTCGAATTGAACGACGTGTTCAATATTAAAATTGATGTAAATCTTTTTAATACAATTCTAAGAAACTTAATCGGAAATGCCATTAAGTATTCAAATAGCGGGGGCGAAATATTTATTCAAACAAAGAAATTACAAAGCAACTCAATTGAATTAATTATCAAAGATAAGGGGGTTGGAATCCCAGAGACAATATTGAACAGATTATTTAAACCGGGAGAAATAGTTTCAGTTCGGGGGACCAAAGATGAAAAGGGGACTGGATTGGGACTGATTATCTGCAAAGAGTTTGTTCAATTACTCAATGGTGAATTAAAAGTTGAAAGTGTTCTTGGTGAGGGGACAACAATTTATGTTACAATTCCTCAATAA
- a CDS encoding PAS domain S-box protein, whose translation MDVVSNDETPHIENKVKYYVGVGASAGGLEALELLFSNMPRTSGIAFIVIQHLSPDYKSLMVELLSKRTEMIVKRAEDGIVVEPDCIYLIPPKKNLSIFHGKLILRDSDHSKGINLPIDIFLRSLAEDQGEKSIGIILSGTGSDGVRGIRSIKEAGGLVIAQSEETAKFDGMPRATISTGLTDFILAPEEIPQKLMNLVKHPYSTKTERPQAFLSDEDGLTRVFSLLRERTKVDFTFYKPSTVLRRIERRMTVNQIEQLNEYVRLLESHSGEIVILFRELLIGVTCFFRDKEVFDEIYETYLPIIISNPQNRELRFWIAGCSTGEEAYTIAMISREIMEQSGQVCDLKIFATDIDRDAIMNASAGLYSESITADLPPKYLSKYFVKRDDKYQIARSIREMVVFAQHNLAKDPPFTNIDLISCRNLLIYLQPILQRKVMELFNFSLKPQGILLLGTSETTGEMGDLFEAVHNKFKIYKSRGKKHHTINNADFPVLPDVRPISRRLYGSSSVLKGQEEERLLDRIIQSVAEDYITAAIVVNEQMEILHILGDTSGYFKLPIGKLTNDITKMASKELAIPISTGLQKVFHAGNELKYSNIRATLNAEIKNVDLRMKMLPSKKGHLKIAIVYIEESTAPIVPQQKEAATVYDVSLEAEQRIHDLEQELQFTRENLQATIEELETANEELQATNEELLASNEELQSTNEELQSVNEELHTVNSEYQSKIIELTELNNDLDNLLSSTQIGTLFLDENLEIRKFTPEIQKIFKILLNDIGRPVNHLTHMMKNVDIWRVIKEVELNHKPIELEVEADDGNWYFLRVLPYQIGNNTYSGVVLTFINITKLKNIQNDLLGSENKLQSIYKTAPVGVGLVKERVVEEVNDKMCEFLGYSRSEIINRSTKHFYKNEEEFESVGKFIDGQISKHGIATLETEWIKKDGTSIQILLSVAPLEFADSSKGNIFTMLDLSLRNEAIDKALKIEREYKLLFDTMAEGVVYQNRDGEIISANNAAFELLGLTLDQMLGRTSIDPRWKAIKIDGSEFNGEVHPAMIALKSGRPVLGQTMGVFNPKTESIRWININSIPLFKEGESTPHQVYSTFDDITQTISDAKYIIDINKRLDSALKISDLIWWDWNIETNKVIAGNLKSELIGYSEIKGEQELEFWTSKVHPDDYEKTMNAMRDHLSGQKDLYECKYRIKCKDGSWKTFHDKGKIVERDKNDKPTRVIGTVNLINR comes from the coding sequence ATGGATGTGGTGTCGAATGATGAAACACCCCATATAGAAAATAAAGTTAAGTATTATGTAGGAGTCGGGGCTTCGGCAGGTGGATTAGAAGCATTAGAGTTGTTGTTTTCTAATATGCCACGTACTTCCGGAATTGCATTTATTGTAATTCAACATCTTTCTCCGGATTATAAAAGTCTGATGGTTGAATTGCTTAGCAAAAGAACGGAAATGATTGTAAAAAGAGCAGAAGATGGAATTGTTGTAGAACCAGATTGCATCTATTTAATCCCACCCAAAAAGAATCTATCAATATTTCATGGAAAACTTATACTAAGAGATTCAGATCATTCCAAGGGAATAAATCTACCGATAGATATATTTTTACGTTCTTTAGCAGAAGATCAGGGTGAGAAATCCATTGGTATAATACTAAGTGGTACTGGTAGTGATGGTGTTAGAGGAATAAGATCAATAAAAGAAGCCGGTGGATTAGTTATTGCACAAAGCGAAGAGACGGCAAAATTCGATGGAATGCCACGCGCGACAATCTCAACGGGTTTAACAGATTTTATTTTAGCCCCAGAAGAAATTCCACAGAAATTAATGAATCTTGTAAAACATCCCTATTCAACAAAAACTGAAAGACCGCAAGCTTTTCTTTCTGACGAAGATGGTTTAACCAGAGTTTTTTCTTTATTAAGAGAGAGAACTAAAGTTGATTTTACTTTTTATAAACCTAGTACAGTGCTTCGCAGAATTGAAAGAAGAATGACTGTAAATCAAATTGAACAACTAAATGAGTATGTGAGATTATTGGAATCTCATTCCGGCGAAATTGTAATACTATTTAGAGAGCTTCTTATAGGGGTTACCTGTTTTTTTAGAGATAAGGAAGTCTTTGATGAGATTTATGAAACCTATCTGCCGATTATCATTTCTAATCCGCAAAACCGGGAATTGAGGTTTTGGATTGCCGGATGTTCCACTGGTGAAGAAGCATATACTATCGCGATGATAAGCAGAGAGATAATGGAGCAGAGCGGTCAAGTATGCGATCTTAAAATATTCGCAACGGATATTGATAGAGATGCAATTATGAATGCAAGCGCCGGACTTTATTCAGAAAGTATTACTGCGGATCTGCCCCCGAAGTATTTATCTAAATACTTTGTTAAAAGAGATGATAAATATCAGATTGCCAGATCGATAAGAGAAATGGTAGTATTCGCTCAGCATAATCTGGCGAAAGATCCTCCTTTCACAAATATCGATCTTATCAGTTGTAGAAATTTGCTGATTTATCTTCAACCAATTCTTCAGAGGAAAGTTATGGAGCTGTTTAACTTTTCTCTGAAACCTCAGGGTATTCTTCTGCTTGGCACTAGTGAAACAACCGGTGAAATGGGAGATTTATTTGAAGCAGTTCACAATAAATTCAAGATTTACAAATCTAGGGGGAAAAAACACCACACAATTAATAATGCGGATTTCCCGGTTTTGCCTGATGTTCGCCCTATTTCAAGGCGTTTATATGGCTCATCCTCGGTTCTTAAAGGTCAGGAAGAAGAGAGGTTGTTAGATCGGATCATACAATCAGTTGCAGAAGATTACATAACCGCCGCCATTGTTGTGAATGAACAGATGGAAATACTTCATATTCTTGGTGATACAAGCGGCTATTTTAAACTCCCAATTGGAAAGTTAACCAATGATATTACTAAAATGGCTTCTAAGGAACTGGCAATTCCAATATCTACCGGACTGCAAAAAGTTTTTCATGCAGGGAATGAATTAAAATATTCAAACATCAGAGCCACATTAAATGCAGAAATAAAAAATGTTGATTTAAGAATGAAAATGTTGCCTTCAAAAAAAGGGCATTTGAAAATTGCTATAGTTTATATTGAAGAGTCAACCGCTCCAATAGTTCCGCAGCAGAAGGAAGCCGCAACCGTTTACGATGTTAGTTTGGAAGCTGAACAAAGAATTCATGATCTCGAACAAGAACTGCAGTTTACGCGTGAAAATCTGCAGGCCACTATTGAAGAATTAGAAACCGCAAATGAAGAGTTACAGGCAACTAATGAGGAATTACTGGCGAGCAATGAGGAATTGCAAAGTACCAATGAGGAGTTGCAGTCTGTTAATGAAGAATTACATACAGTTAATTCAGAGTATCAAAGTAAGATTATTGAACTGACTGAACTTAATAACGATCTCGATAATCTTTTATCGAGTACCCAGATTGGCACTTTGTTTTTAGATGAAAATTTGGAAATAAGAAAGTTTACTCCCGAGATACAAAAAATATTCAAGATATTATTAAACGATATTGGACGCCCGGTAAATCACCTTACTCATATGATGAAGAATGTGGATATATGGCGGGTAATAAAAGAAGTTGAACTTAACCACAAACCAATTGAACTGGAAGTAGAAGCAGATGATGGCAATTGGTACTTTCTTAGAGTACTTCCGTACCAAATTGGAAATAATACTTACAGCGGTGTAGTCTTAACATTTATAAACATTACAAAGCTAAAAAATATTCAGAACGATTTATTGGGTAGTGAGAACAAATTACAAAGTATATATAAAACTGCTCCGGTTGGTGTTGGACTTGTTAAGGAGAGAGTTGTAGAAGAAGTAAATGATAAAATGTGCGAGTTTCTTGGCTATTCCAGATCTGAAATTATAAACCGGAGTACAAAACACTTTTATAAAAATGAAGAAGAGTTTGAATCTGTTGGCAAATTTATTGATGGTCAAATCAGTAAACATGGAATAGCTACTTTGGAAACTGAATGGATTAAAAAGGATGGTACTTCAATTCAAATTCTATTAAGTGTTGCTCCTCTTGAATTTGCTGACAGCAGCAAGGGCAACATTTTTACAATGTTAGATTTATCGCTACGAAACGAGGCTATTGATAAAGCATTAAAAATTGAACGAGAATATAAACTGCTGTTTGATACTATGGCCGAAGGAGTTGTTTATCAAAACAGAGATGGGGAAATAATTTCGGCTAATAATGCTGCGTTTGAATTGTTAGGTCTCACATTGGATCAAATGTTAGGAAGAACGTCAATTGATCCTAGATGGAAAGCAATAAAAATTGATGGGTCAGAATTTAACGGGGAAGTGCATCCTGCAATGATTGCATTAAAGTCTGGGAGACCGGTGCTTGGTCAAACAATGGGAGTCTTTAATCCTAAAACTGAGAGTATTCGATGGATTAATATAAATTCAATTCCTCTTTTTAAAGAGGGAGAATCAACTCCGCATCAGGTATATAGTACGTTTGATGATATTACTCAAACTATAAGTGATGCTAAATACATTATAGATATTAATAAGCGCTTGGATAGTGCGCTTAAAATATCAGATTTGATATGGTGGGATTGGAATATTGAGACTAATAAGGTTATAGCCGGCAATCTTAAAAGTGAACTAATTGGTTATTCTGAAATTAAAGGTGAGCAAGAATTGGAGTTTTGGACAAGCAAAGTGCATCCGGATGATTACGAAAAAACCATGAACGCAATGCGTGATCATTTGAGTGGGCAAAAGGATTTGTACGAATGTAAATACAGAATTAAATGCAAAGATGGCTCATGGAAAACCTTTCATGATAAAGGTAAAATTGTTGAGAGGGATAAAAATGATAAACCTACTAGAGTTATTGGTACTGTCAACTTAATAAATAGATAA
- a CDS encoding PAS domain S-box protein produces MNNQKKLKHDFYKSSDFYKIIVDNTYDWEFFQDKYGKSIYHSPSCKRITGYSSEEFVRNKKKMLEIVHPDDKKKYLTHKKKKSCNGDTIEYRIIDANGKEKWIEQICQHVYNDYGKMIGIRGSNREITERKNIERKKYYKDQQYKNLIEHSPFGIGITKGYEIIYANDPLLRMHGVSTLQEMKSKSLIERVFHKDRRKVTKRLEMIEKGTIEFPFSIEHRIVRNDGEIRLLKLIVSDYYEDNEHYLQAFFSDITDQINLVKEKKQLLSEFLRITKKNELVIRLRLQLEKYFKKYAFNVIDKKEMKKIFDQFDDIENDWRKIKIHFEEIHGDFLIKLKKQYPGLTQSDLRHCAYIKLKFSTKEIANLTNVKDTSIQRSRVRLKKKLGLGITDNLIDFLEYQ; encoded by the coding sequence ATGAATAATCAAAAAAAATTGAAACACGATTTTTATAAGTCCAGCGATTTCTATAAAATTATTGTAGACAATACTTACGACTGGGAATTTTTTCAGGATAAATATGGTAAAAGTATTTACCATTCTCCATCTTGCAAAAGGATTACTGGATACAGTTCGGAAGAATTCGTAAGAAACAAAAAAAAAATGTTAGAAATAGTTCACCCTGATGATAAGAAAAAATACCTTACTCATAAAAAGAAAAAATCATGCAATGGTGATACCATTGAGTATCGAATCATAGATGCTAACGGTAAAGAAAAATGGATTGAACAGATATGCCAGCATGTTTACAATGATTATGGTAAAATGATAGGTATCAGGGGAAGTAATAGAGAGATAACAGAAAGAAAAAATATTGAGAGAAAAAAATATTATAAAGATCAACAGTATAAAAACCTCATAGAGCATTCTCCTTTTGGAATTGGAATTACAAAAGGTTATGAAATTATTTATGCGAATGATCCACTTCTTAGAATGCATGGAGTAAGTACCCTCCAGGAAATGAAGAGTAAATCGTTAATTGAGAGAGTCTTTCATAAAGATAGAAGAAAAGTAACAAAACGTCTGGAGATGATTGAAAAAGGTACAATTGAATTTCCATTCTCAATAGAACATAGAATAGTACGTAATGATGGTGAAATCCGATTATTAAAACTAATTGTTTCAGACTATTACGAAGATAATGAGCATTATTTACAAGCTTTCTTTTCAGATATCACGGATCAAATAAATTTGGTAAAGGAAAAAAAACAGTTGCTTTCGGAATTCCTCAGGATAACAAAGAAGAATGAATTGGTTATTAGACTAAGATTGCAACTTGAAAAATATTTTAAGAAGTATGCGTTTAATGTAATTGATAAGAAAGAAATGAAGAAAATATTTGATCAATTTGATGATATTGAAAATGACTGGAGGAAAATAAAAATCCATTTTGAGGAAATTCATGGAGACTTTTTGATCAAATTAAAAAAACAATACCCCGGTTTAACTCAATCAGATTTAAGACATTGTGCGTATATCAAATTAAAATTTTCCACAAAAGAAATTGCAAACCTTACCAACGTTAAGGATACTAGTATCCAACGCTCTCGAGTTCGTTTAAAGAAAAAACTCGGATTAGGAATAACAGATAATCTCATTGATTTTCTTGAATATCAGTAA
- a CDS encoding HEAT repeat domain-containing protein: MKALFMILLLVTVTSLSIEAKRNLDSERSAKYELIEANRLLGLQSDNQGLRESCAYFLGEMKSKKAVFPLMAMLREENAPTSSRIIAALSLIKIGDPQGAYFVSRVAELCDDPITKKFCEKFYKSYLYHKNQEIKDEINDSIAYAE; encoded by the coding sequence ATGAAGGCGCTATTTATGATCCTACTATTGGTTACCGTTACTTCCCTTTCAATTGAAGCGAAGAGAAATCTTGATTCTGAAAGAAGTGCAAAATATGAGCTCATCGAAGCAAATAGATTGCTCGGGCTTCAATCAGATAATCAAGGGTTGCGCGAAAGTTGCGCTTATTTTTTGGGTGAAATGAAATCAAAGAAAGCTGTTTTCCCTCTTATGGCTATGTTGAGAGAGGAGAACGCTCCTACCTCGTCCAGAATTATTGCCGCACTATCACTTATAAAAATTGGTGATCCTCAAGGCGCTTATTTTGTTAGTAGAGTTGCGGAATTGTGCGATGATCCTATTACCAAAAAGTTCTGTGAGAAATTTTACAAATCATACCTTTATCATAAAAACCAGGAAATTAAGGATGAGATTAATGACTCAATTGCTTATGCCGAATGA
- a CDS encoding DsrE family protein, whose protein sequence is MKITKSVAFLLLFSFLSLELFAGEPKFNTASDGVFIHISSGPQNPASVLMALTLALKMVEDHDVYIFFDLEGVNVPLGSSRTMEHKKFEHSKLLMDKIIAKGGQIGVCEICLVERGKTQFDLIKGAKLASKEDFFNFTSGRIISLSY, encoded by the coding sequence ATGAAAATCACAAAGTCGGTTGCCTTTCTATTATTATTTTCTTTTTTGAGTTTAGAATTGTTTGCAGGAGAACCAAAATTTAATACTGCTTCAGATGGAGTATTTATCCATATTTCTAGCGGCCCACAAAATCCGGCAAGTGTTTTAATGGCACTTACTTTAGCATTAAAAATGGTAGAAGACCATGATGTTTATATATTTTTTGATTTGGAAGGTGTGAATGTCCCTCTAGGTTCCTCTCGTACAATGGAGCACAAAAAGTTTGAACACTCTAAACTCTTGATGGACAAAATTATTGCCAAAGGAGGGCAAATAGGTGTTTGTGAAATTTGTTTAGTGGAGAGAGGTAAAACTCAGTTCGACTTAATAAAGGGAGCAAAATTAGCATCAAAAGAGGACTTCTTTAATTTTACGAGCGGCAGAATTATTTCATTATCTTACTAA
- a CDS encoding GPI anchored serine-threonine rich family protein encodes MKNFMYTLTICIILLGCSDRFINEPEEENITGTEQSLEIKIISPKFGEVLTQGTSKTIEWNFPSESKRLQIRLYRKTELKNIISLAAENNGKYIWQIPSDLRGSVHYRIEIFDIDSPIKSALSEYFYINPKSYD; translated from the coding sequence ATGAAAAATTTCATGTATACCTTAACAATTTGCATAATTTTATTAGGTTGCTCAGACCGCTTTATTAATGAACCGGAAGAAGAAAATATAACTGGAACTGAGCAGAGTTTAGAAATAAAAATAATTAGCCCAAAATTTGGGGAAGTTTTAACACAAGGGACTTCGAAAACTATTGAGTGGAATTTCCCATCAGAAAGTAAAAGATTACAGATCAGATTGTACAGAAAAACCGAATTGAAAAATATTATTTCTTTAGCCGCAGAAAACAATGGGAAATATATCTGGCAGATCCCCTCAGATTTAAGAGGGTCAGTCCATTATAGAATCGAAATATTTGATATTGATTCTCCTATTAAATCAGCACTCAGTGAGTATTTTTATATAAACCCAAAATCATACGATTAA
- a CDS encoding YihY family inner membrane protein, which produces MSLIKFYKHIRNFIELKTVKYIIGFIRHYLFGLVKRIDEHNLFFAASGISFSLLIGMIPFILLVFFLFGTLVDQSTIQVQVINLIEQVIPYPAYADYVKKIILSRLPEVKNYSNIAGIIGVFGLMITASWIFTSLRTILNQIFHTKIQKGFIYVFFRDIVMTALLLLIILFFTFLIPTLNVLSDVTDTVRLLKIYELDSLINILVYFSSLLVMFFLFYLLYYFIPYEPLGRTVPAVSALWTMILWEVARSIFGYYVYNFLGTNPFYGAFVLMIAVLLWIFYSSVLLILGAEIGQLFRERRNEKRERKRKLDDLQIVFPE; this is translated from the coding sequence ATGTCTCTCATTAAATTTTACAAGCATATTAGAAATTTTATTGAGCTTAAAACAGTTAAGTATATCATAGGTTTTATTAGGCATTATCTGTTTGGTCTAGTAAAAAGAATTGATGAACATAATTTATTCTTTGCGGCATCCGGAATTTCGTTTTCTCTTTTAATAGGAATGATTCCGTTTATTTTACTTGTATTCTTTTTATTCGGAACGCTAGTTGATCAATCTACTATTCAGGTCCAGGTTATTAACTTAATTGAACAGGTCATACCTTATCCAGCTTATGCCGATTATGTGAAAAAAATAATATTATCGCGTTTACCCGAGGTTAAAAATTACAGCAACATAGCGGGAATTATAGGTGTGTTTGGTTTGATGATTACCGCAAGCTGGATATTTACCAGTTTGAGAACAATCTTAAATCAAATTTTTCATACAAAAATTCAGAAGGGATTTATCTACGTGTTTTTTCGTGATATAGTGATGACAGCCCTTCTCCTATTGATTATTTTGTTCTTCACATTTTTAATCCCAACTTTAAATGTGTTAAGTGATGTTACAGATACTGTACGATTATTAAAAATTTATGAGCTCGATTCACTCATTAACATACTTGTTTACTTTTCATCTCTTTTAGTGATGTTCTTTTTATTCTATTTACTCTACTACTTTATCCCGTATGAACCGCTCGGGAGAACAGTCCCCGCCGTGAGTGCATTATGGACTATGATTTTATGGGAAGTAGCTCGGAGTATATTCGGTTATTATGTATATAACTTTTTGGGAACCAATCCATTCTATGGAGCGTTCGTTTTAATGATTGCAGTTCTGCTCTGGATATTTTATTCATCGGTACTTCTAATTTTAGGTGCCGAAATTGGTCAATTATTCAGAGAACGCAGAAATGAAAAAAGAGAGAGAAAAAGAAAACTTGATGATCTACAGATAGTATTTCCTGAATAA